The sequence below is a genomic window from Setaria italica strain Yugu1 chromosome IV, Setaria_italica_v2.0, whole genome shotgun sequence.
atacaggttcggaccgccagagtagcataataccctacgtcctgtttggggtgttgtatattgcaccctgcgcttggaTGTTCTCGTATGAGGGTTTTGTCCTCTGTTCTGAGTtcgccgatctaggtacccttgccctcctttatatactccaggaagcgggataactagtcggttccaaggtggagtcctagtaggattacatggtatgagtcctagtaggattacaggggaatcctagtagcagtctgtcttcttccttccttgtggatactggggatctatccccgacaccaCCCCATGCCTCCCTTCCAGCTCCAGTGGTTCTACCACTGCCAACGCTAACTTGCCAGCCTCTGACTCCCCCCAATGcgtccttcgtcttcctccctcACCCGAGCTTCCCCCGCTACTCCCACCTCCCGGCTCTAGCGGCCTTCGCCACCAACAGTAACCTCTTTGAGCTCAACACCCAAGTCGCCTCCATCACCCACCAGGGTCAGCTTCTGCAGTACCCTCACTGCCTCCACTCCACTGCCGTCTCTTCCGCCTCCATCATCCTCTGCAGACGGACATGGAGGTAACCACCCAACCTCAAGACGGACATGGAGGTAACCACCCAACCTCAAAACCCTAACCCTGAATTCCCATCCCCAATTCAAGTTCTCGTATAAAGTTTGGGTGATCGATGGATAACGAAAAATTAAATCAAAACGTTTGAAAAGGAGTAAATATGTAAAAATTAATGGATTGCTATAAATGGTTAACCACTATATCAACATCAAGTGATCAATCCCACTTTATATCTagttttgcaaaaagaaaatgaaaaaagaaaaaaaaagaaaagaaaacagataTGCTCATGGGACGTCGGCATTGATCCAATGAGACAGTGGTTCGGGTTACCAGGATGCTCTCTCCCTAGGTCCTGGACCCCGGGCGGAAGAGAAGTCCGGTGGCAAGCGGGATGGCGAGGCGGCACACCACCAGCCATTAGTGGTGGTTGCCAATAAGCTGGACCGGAACGGAGCGTGGGCATCATGGTGGGGGCGAGGAAAGGTAGGAGTAGGATTTAAGGAGGGTTGGAGGGGCAACGACCGTGCGAAGGTGGTTGGTGAACGCGGGGGGCACGACGTAGATGAAAGGAGAGCGAAGGAAGGAAAATAAGAGGTAGAACGACGAATGCCTCCAAAGAAAGGTGAGTAGGAAGGTGGTGACCACCGGCTAAATTGTTGGTGATCAACCACCTCGAGCTTATCTAAAATCATGCGATCAACAAACACGAAACTTATAAAATAAATGTAGTCCATGATACTCCTCCCTTTTCATGAAGATGGTTTGGGATTTACTCCCAATCCTCCCAAGTCCCAATCACCTTATGTCCTTGGCCATTCTCAATATCACCGTATCAGCCGCAGAAACGGGAGCCGGGACGACGAAGTTGACCGCGAAGGcatccatcgccgccgcgtcgaGCGCCACCGACACCTGCACGCCGCCGTCCCTCGCGCCGAGCAGCGTCACCATCTGCGTCGCGAACAGGGACACCAGCTCGACGCGGCTCGGCCCGCCCCACCCGAAGTCCGTCTCGTACGCCGCGAACCGGTTCGACGAACCCACCGTCACGAGCCTCTCCTTCGGGACGGCGCCGTACGCCGCCACCCAGCCCTCGGCGTCCGCCAGCGGGCCGCCCTCGAGCTCCTCAAGGTACACGCGGATCGCGTCCCggatggccgcggcggcgcgcgccacgccggcctcgccgcgcaGGTCGCCCGCGCTGGCCCAAGCAACGCAGGGCTTGACTGAGTTCCCGAAGAAGCCGTCGCCGAGCGGCGGGCGCAGGCGGTTGCGGCAGTCCGCGCTGACCatgaggtgggcgtcgtcggcgtcgagcatGGTGAGGTTCGCCCGGGCGATGGATGCCCAAGCCAGGGACGACACGGCGACGTAGGTGCTCGGCGGCTTCCACGGCTCGCCGCGGTTGATTGCTCTGCTCTGTTCGAGGATGTGCTGCTTCAGGGACCGGATCTCGTCGGCGCGGAGCAGGAAGGTTCTTCTGCTCTGCTTCATGATCTCCGGTTTGGATGACGTTGACCTGAGCTGTTCGATCAAATCAATTTTTTAGAGCAGACGAAATGGTGTTCAAGAATTGCTTGACGTGATTCATCAGAAGAACGAGAATTACCAGGGGCAGCGCCGGCGCGACCTTGCTCAGTACGGAGCGGGCAATCTCGGCGGACTTGGGGTGCCAGATGCCCGCCCGGTCAAACGTCGGCTGCACGAAGCCAGGCGCGGCGAGGGAGCCGTGGCCCTcccgcgacgccgccgaccACGCCCTCAGGAACTGCCACACCGCGTGGCCGTCCGCCACTGCGTGCCGGATCGACACCCCAACTGCCACGGCGGCGCCCCCGTCCGCGGGCCTCGTGACCTGCACGGCGAGAACCGGGGCGGGCAGGCTCCCGGCCTCGAGCTCCGGAACGAGCCGCGCGAACGCCTCCGCGTCGTGCGCGTCGTCCCTGGCCAGACGGCGCatgccgtcggcgccgccggcgaactCGGCCTCGACGAACTTGACGCCcgtggaggaggagatggcgacAGGGGAGAAGTCGATGACGACGTCGCCGGAGTCGGGGCGGAACGCCAGCTCGCCGGCTAGGGGGAGGAAGACCGCGAGCGTGGCGGCGAGGGAGGACCGCAGCGCGCTCACGACCGACGGGAACGGCGGAAGGTCGGGGCCGTCGAAGAAGAACAGGCGCTGGATTGTCTTGGAGATCTGCAGCAGGTCCAGGAAGGACAGCTTGTGCTCGCCTTGGCTCGGCGGCGACAGGCCGGCCGTTTGGACGGGACGGACATGGCTGATGTTGAGAACGCGCACCTGAGAGCTCATGGCGGAATTTGGGATCAAAGTTCCAGAACGACACGCTCGGTGACTTTGAGAGCTCACCAACAAAAGAACGTAGTAGCGGATAAGATGAGATGCCCCACCCCTGTAATCTATCGAGGACACCCTTTCGTTTTTAAACAGCTTTGCTTGAATTCGAATCACGAGAATAGAGCATGTCTATACATTTAGAGAATTCTAAATCACATTCGAGCGTTTTTCTGTCTTACTGCTCAACTTTTTTGACGGATTGATGAACACATGCGcttggctgctgctgcttctccagCGACGATGAGTGTTCAGGGCTTGAGGGATTTACATGAGGCCGCCAGGCTTAGAGGAATCGTCGGGGAGCTTGTTGGCCCGACGATGATGGCGAGCTGGCATTGCGACCGCAACGGTGGTAGAGAATGGCATTGACAAGTGATCAGAGTCTCGTGCGGCAGCAGCACTGGCGGTGGAGCGCCGCCGAAAGCCAAACAGGAAGTCGGTGGCGGCGAGGGAGCTAAATCAGATTTAAGAAGAATACTCCAAGCGAGCGCAACAAGAGTGGTTTGTGTCGAACAGCGGTGGCACCACCGAAGCTGAACGAgcacatacatgatacatccgCAGGGAATACAAAACCATAGGCTATACAGCCaaataacaactcaaatacaAATAGAAGTCAGAAAGGTAATTGGAACTTTAAATTTCTATATTTGCTATAGTTGAAGAGTGAAGAGCATAACAATTGTACAGAACAGACACCAAGGATCAGGTGATCAGCAACCGGGAAAACAAATTGAAGACTGCTTATTTGGACCAAAATACAAGGGTGCAGGACCTCTGCCGGTGAACAAATTCCAACCTCAAAGAATGACAGTATCTTGACATATGGTGAATATATAAAGGGTAGGGCAACCTATAACATACCCGAATCTACAAAGCCATAAAGCTTCCAAAACCCTACCCAAAAAGAATCGAATTGCAAAATTTGTTATCTAGACCAAAGTGCTACTTAATTGTCTGGGACTGTTCCTGTATGGCTGTATCCCTCAATACAAGACCACGCCCAATGCCTTGTACAAATGGAGAGGAACCTCTTTTACATGGCTATCAACTCTGAACATGTGGCAACCTACAGTAGTGAGAAGACAAGTTTAAACCCACGAACTATGCTAGGAAAGCTGATAATGTCTACCCTGCCATTCAGATAGATATTTTGCTTTGTGTGTCAAAAAGGCATACCAAAAgaatatacaagaaaaatattacATACAACTTTGATTTGCTCAAGGATATGAGAATAAAATGAACCATTTAATTTTGCATTGATTTGTGCTTATATATTTTCATGCTTACCTTTACACAAAAACAACCAAAATGCTGGTGCAGAATG
It includes:
- the LOC101780678 gene encoding anthocyanin 5-aromatic acyltransferase → MSSQVRVLNISHVRPVQTAGLSPPSQGEHKLSFLDLLQISKTIQRLFFFDGPDLPPFPSVVSALRSSLAATLAVFLPLAGELAFRPDSGDVVIDFSPVAISSSTGVKFVEAEFAGGADGMRRLARDDAHDAEAFARLVPELEAGSLPAPVLAVQVTRPADGGAAVAVGVSIRHAVADGHAVWQFLRAWSAASREGHGSLAAPGFVQPTFDRAGIWHPKSAEIARSVLSKVAPALPLLRSTSSKPEIMKQSRRTFLLRADEIRSLKQHILEQSRAINRGEPWKPPSTYVAVSSLAWASIARANLTMLDADDAHLMVSADCRNRLRPPLGDGFFGNSVKPCVAWASAGDLRGEAGVARAAAAIRDAIRVYLEELEGGPLADAEGWVAAYGAVPKERLVTVGSSNRFAAYETDFGWGGPSRVELVSLFATQMVTLLGARDGGVQVSVALDAAAMDAFAVNFVVPAPVSAADTVILRMAKDIR